A region of the Alligator mississippiensis isolate rAllMis1 chromosome 5, rAllMis1, whole genome shotgun sequence genome:
ATCATACCTTGTTCTTGGATCCCAACCAGGAGACAGGCAGTGAGCTGCCTGAGTTTTTGTCAAGACTAGACATTCCTGCACATATCTAGAAGCAGAAATGTTTTGTTCCATGGAAACTTTAAGATTAAAAACCAAAGGTACTCtacagagatttggcagcagttgAGCAGGGGATTAGGTGGTTAATCCTCTCTTTGGACCTTGACCCTACCTTTTTTCCAACACTTTTTATTCAAAGAACTCAAAGCATCTTATAAAAGAAGGTCAGTATCACTGTCCTCATTTTGtgaatggggaaactgaggcatggggaaaAGAAGAGACTGGCCTAAATTTCCCAGGAGCTAAAGCAGTAATACAGCCCAAGCCTCCAAAGACCCATTCCAACACACTCACAGACCATGTCTACACAAGCGGCAGACTGTGCAGTtttttagtacttgcataaccaagtattaaatgactgcacaataacaagCGTTACTATGCAATACCATCCCTGCATGGTTGTTTTCTGATGCTGctacacagtagcaatgagctactgtgcagtagcttgttactactgtgcagtaccattgcTAACAAGATTAGTGCCCCCCAATGCTATGGCGCTACTGCACTTttgcgtctcatgtagacacacccacagttaCCAGGGGACTTGTGGCAAAATCAGAAACTTACCCTGAGGCCCAGTACAGCTCTTCCACAGTGAGACTCCCCCTGCTAACCTTGAGAGACATGTTTTTTTGCAGTGCTGAGTGTCTCCCCCTTGGCTACTTTTTGGACTAAGCCTTGTTCCCAAATATAAGGAGAAGCCCTGAAAAAGATGTTTTTCTCTGAACAGTTCTGATCGAGAGTGCTGACCCCTGCTGGTGAGGATAGAAATAGAAAAGCACAGGGTGCATAACTGTGCAGTTGTTTTTCTCGCAGCACTGTGGGTGTTCGTGCTCCCAAAAGGAAACTCTGCAAGAACACCCTGTGCAGTGGTATGCCACCAGTATGAGACGGGGGATGGCCCCTCTGAATAAATGCTTGGGTGCAGAAATAAGGAACTGTCAGTGCTAATATTCACCTGAGTGAGAAGTGGCTCTTCCCCAGTGTGAGGCAGACGCTCCTCATATGACCAAGCACTCACCCATGTCAGTTGAGGCCTACTTGAGCAAGTGTGCATTACCCTGCTTGATTCAGGGAGTCCTCATGTAGAGTGAAACATGGGGACTCCTAGCACCATCCGGTGCACAATAGCATGATAGGCTCTCAACATGAATATGCACTCCCTGGTGACACTGGCACTCCTCATAGGATGAAGAAGCAAGTCCTTAGCATGAATGAGGCTTGCTGCTGCCTGTTCTTGTCTCCTGTGAGTGCACTCACAGCTTCTAGGCATACCTCTGCCAGGCCAGTACCCTGCCCAGGGCATTGCTGAAGTCTTTGTTGCGGAGTGTGTAGATGGCAGGATAGAGCAGGGGTGTGACATTGATGTAGATGAGAGATACGAGCTTGTCCTGCTCCAGTGAGTGACTGGCTGTGGGCCTGATGTACATGGAGGTGGCACAGCCATAGTGAAGCACAGCGACTGTCAGGTGTGAGGCACAGGTGGAGAAGGCCTTGCGGCGCCCCTCTGCTGAGCAGGACTGAATGACCACCCTCAGGATGTGGCTGTAGGAGACCAGGATGAacaggaaggggaagatgaggatgAGGAGACAAGCAACCAGTAGAGCCATCTCATTGAGGAAGTTGTCTCCGCAGGCCAGTGCCAGCACAGCTGGAATATCACAAAAGACATGGTTGACACACTTGGACTGGCAGAAGGGCAGCTGGAAAACTAGAATTGTCAGCCCCAAGGCGAGTGTGAACCCACCAGCACAGGAGGCCAACAGTAGCTGGGCACGTGCCCTCCAGCTCATGATAGAGGCATAATGCAGCGGGTGGCAGATGGCGACATAGCGATCATAGGCCATGGCCACCAGCAGGAAGCACTCAGAGCCCCCCAAGGCCACAAAGAAGTACATCTGGGTGGCACATCCCCAAAATGAGatagccctgctgcctggcaccaggaAACCTGCCAGCATCTTGGGCACAATGACCAGGGTATAACCCACCTCTACTGTGGAAAGG
Encoded here:
- the LOC132250632 gene encoding olfactory receptor 10R2-like, with amino-acid sequence MNTYQEENQNLSSGFFIIGFSNTAHPLRLFFFALFCPMYMVTLIGNLLIVTLTVRDQALHTPMYFFLGSLSTVEVGYTLVIVPKMLAGFLVPGSRAISFWGCATQMYFFVALGGSECFLLVAMAYDRYVAICHPLHYASIMSWRARAQLLLASCAGGFTLALGLTILVFQLPFCQSKCVNHVFCDIPAVLALACGDNFLNEMALLVACLLILIFPFLFILVSYSHILRVVIQSCSAEGRRKAFSTCASHLTVAVLHYGCATSMYIRPTASHSLEQDKLVSLIYINVTPLLYPAIYTLRNKDFSNALGRVLAWQRYA